Proteins from a genomic interval of Drosophila melanogaster chromosome 2R:
- the ND-B14.7 gene encoding NADH dehydrogenase (ubiquinone) B14.7 subunit: MSLLRSKYYDHPDGEDAFGKIVATNKYAVSAGVAWSMFDVLTLSKPQGYLPTLGRFAYNTGPLMGMATAFTLTTLVATNARGKDDKINYLIGGFAAGGVFGAWKHNHVAGLCAGLFLGIAGVIKKMSIEQGWEFFPNTPIKQYGGLNIAGNDWTIMADPPKNWTTEKPKE, encoded by the exons ATGTCGCTGCTCCGTTCGAAATACTACGACCATCCCGATGGCGAGGATGCCTTTGGCAAGATCGTGGCCACCAACAAGTACGCGGTATCCGCCGGCGTGGCCTGGTCCATGTTCGACGTCCTGACGCTCTCCAAGCCGCAAGGATATCTGCCCACACTGGGCCGTTTCGCCTACAACACGGGTCCGCTGATGGGCATGGCCACGGCGTTCACTCTGACCACCCTGGTGGCCACAAATGCGCGCGGCAAGGACGATAA AATCAACTACCTGATCGGCGGTTTTGCGGCTGGCGGCGTCTTTGGAGCCTGGAAACACAACCACGTAGCTGGTCTGTGCGCCGGCCTCTTCCTGG GCATCGCTGGTGTCATCAAGAAGATGTCCATTGAACAGGGCTGGGAGTTCTTCCCAAACACACCGATCAAGCAGTATGGTGGTCTGAACATTGCCGGAAACGACTGGACCATCATGGCCGATCCTCCCAAGAACTGGACCACGGAAAAGCCAAAGGAGTAA